GATCCTCGCAAGCAACGCCGCGGCAGAGGTCATGATCATGACGAGCAGGCTCGTGCCCGACGCCGCACGCATGGGCAGCCCCAGCGCGATCACGAGCATCGGCACGGCAAGGAACCCACCGCCCACTCCAAAGAAGCCCGTGAGGAGCCCCGTGGCACTCGCGGCAAGCACGAGGGCAAGCCGGGAAGGTTGGGGTTCGGGTTCCGACGGTTGCCCGGCAAGCGTCGTACCCTTTTCTCTCGCGTTCTCCTCGGCGCGCAGTAGGCGCGCGCGGCGTGCCATCACTGCCGCAACAACGAGCAGTAGCACGCCGAAGCACAGCATGAGCGCGCGCTCGGGCACGAGGAGCGAGAGCCTCGAGGCAAGCGCCGCCCCCGCGATCGCGATCGCGCCGAAAATGGCGCCCTCTTTCCATCGCACGTTCCCGTGCTTCGCGGGGTGGCGGAGCGCCACAACCGCGGTGAGACCC
The window above is part of the Dermabacter vaginalis genome. Proteins encoded here:
- a CDS encoding sulfite exporter TauE/SafE family protein — translated: MNAVLFAAVIGVGIGLVVGALGAGGGILSVPVLVYVLGMAPHDATGASLVVVGLTAVVALRHPAKHGNVRWKEGAIFGAIAIAGAALASRLSLLVPERALMLCFGVLLLVVAAVMARRARLLRAEENAREKGTTLAGQPSEPEPQPSRLALVLAASATGLLTGFFGVGGGFLAVPMLVIALGLPMRAASGTSLLVMIMTSAAALLARIGTPTHIDWPSVLIFAAGTVLGGMVGGPVSAKARPSSLTALFAVLLAGVGVLTLATS